Proteins encoded together in one Solanum lycopersicum chromosome 7, SLM_r2.1 window:
- the LOC138337453 gene encoding uncharacterized protein, with translation MQLWNRATIAKLCWDLANKEDKLWIEWIHVYYMRGQNDWQKREQASWMIRKKMQAKQIVDQVHIKEGKGMVKQIYDYLRGEQPKPLWKCLMFKNSSRPKAIFTMWILMYRNLATVDRLAKWGLTHDTATVLCTNMDESLDHMFLQCHYVGEVWERVLAWASFNSNRAETWTQFVQWCIQHGKGKTTRAQLFKMILAKVVYAVWNERNKRIFEDKKSLIDEIVNKIAFVTIARSPISIKRESKRFLVLLSCRDIYLRRRTSGNSHFSRARKKKEEYSVVGFVCRIASAARFRPSFAARRKVMSPYTHVLLQASNAMP, from the exons ATGCAACTATGGAATAGAGCTACAATAGCCAAACTTTGTTGGGATTTGGCAAACAAGGAAGACAAGTTGTGGATTGAATGGATACATGTATATTACATGAGAGGGCAGAATGATTGGCAGAAGAGAGAACAAGCTAGTTGGATGATCAGGAAGAAAATGCAGGCTAAACAAATAGTTGATCAAGTTCACataaaagaaggaaaaggaatGGTTAAGcaaatttatgattatttgaGAGGGGAGCAACCTAAACCATTGTGGAAATGTCTAATgttcaagaattcatcaaggCCTAAAGCTATATTTACTATGTGGATACTTATGTATAGAAATCTAGCAACAGTGGATAGGCTTGCTAAATGGGGGTTAACACATGATACAGCTACTGTACTATGTACAAATATGGATGAAAGTCTGGACCACATGTTCTTACAATGTCACTATGTAGGGGAAGTATGGGAAAGAGTATTAGCATGGGCTAGTTTCAACAGCAACAGAGCAGAGACATGGACACAGTTTGTACAATGGTGTATACAACATGGGAAGGGGAAGACTACAAGAGCTCAATTATTCAAGATGATATTAGCTAAAGTTGTGTATGCTGTTTGGAATGAGAGAAACAAGAGAATCTTTGAAGACAAGAAGAGTTTGATAGATGAGATTGTTAATAAGATAGCCTTTGTAACTATTGCAAGATCTCCTATTAGCATTA AGAGGGAATCGAAAAGATTTCTTGTGCTATTGTCTTGTCGTGACATCTACCTCCGCCGAAGAACTAGTGGGAATTCTCATTTTTCTCGAGCGAGGAAAAAGAAGGAGGAGTATTCCGTTGTTGGTTTCGTGTGTAGAATCGCTTCCGCTGCTCGTTTCCGTCCCAGTTTTGCTGCTCGGAGAAAGGTAATGTCCCCTTATACTCACGTTTTGCTTCAAGCGTCGAACGCAATGCCTTGA
- the LOC138337454 gene encoding uncharacterized protein, translated as MGQSVILPWLIAGDFNAIMSPKDRLAGAPVNENEIKDFSNCVKVMGINELQWKGNYYTWNNKHSGNARISSRIDRVFGNDAWMDKWGHVILEYGNPGVSDHSPMQLMLHQGYQQVRVNFKFFNVWIEHESFLDLVETVRKKEKGKDSMNMVWNKLKALQNVLKQLNNSEFKFISKQIEDARTELAEVQNQPGNQAKDELVGKEKELLTKLEKWSMLEENAIRQNARAKWIKLGDANNKYFSSVIKERNNKMSIRSLMSLDG; from the coding sequence ATGGGCCAAAGTGTTATACTTCCTTGGCTTATTGCTGGAGACTTTAATGCTATTATGTCCCCCAAAGATAGGTTAGCTGGAGCTCCTGTCAATGAAAATGAGATAAAAGATTTTTCGAACTGTGTCAAGGTTATGGGAATTAATGAGTTGCAATGGAAAGGTAATTACTATACATGGAACAACAAGCACAGTGGCAATGCAAGAATCTCAAGCAGGATTGATAGAGTATTTGGGAATGATGCATGGATGGATAAATGGGGGCATGTCATATTAGAATATGGTAATCCAGGGGTTTCAGATCACAGTCCAATGCAGTTGATGCTTCATCAAGGATATCAGCAAGTGAGagtaaattttaagttttttaatgtATGGATTGAACATGAATCCTTCTTGGATCTAGTGGAGACAGTTCGGAAGAAGGAGAAAGGAAAGGACTCAATGAACATGGTATGGAATAAACTGAAGGCCCTCCAAAATGTCCTAAAACAGTTGAATAATAGTGAGTTCAAATTCATTAGCAAGCAGATTGAGGATGCTAGAACTGAACTTGCAGAAGTGCAAAACCAGCCTGGTAATCAAGCCAAAGATGAGTTAGTTGGTAAAGAAAAAGAACTCCTAACAAAACTTGAAAAATGGTCTATGTTAGAAGAAAATGCAATCAGGCAAAACGCAAGAGCAAAATGGATTAAGCTAGGAGATGcaaacaacaaatattttagCTCAGTGATAAAGGAGAGAAATAATAAGATGTCCATCAGAAGTCTGATGTCATTAGATGGATGA